The nucleotide window GTCGAACAACTCCCTCAAACACCCGATCACCACCACTGCGTTCGGCAAGGCGTCGGCAACGTCGATCAGCGTGTTGATCGCGCACCGGAACAGTTCGCCCGGCTCGGAGTCACCTTTCGCGAGTTCAATCATCTCGTCCAACTGATCGACCAGCAGCACAAACGCCGCCGAATGCACGGCGCGCATCAGCCGCCCGAGGCCGACGATCGTCTTGAGCGGCATCTCGGGACCGGGTCGAGGAACCAAGTCGCCGAGCATCTCACGGTCGTACTTCGCCAGATCCTCGCACCGCAGCCAGCTCAGCGCCCGCGGGCGAATTCGGCCGTCGTTCGGGAGGAGGAAAAGGACCGCGCGCAACAGGTTCAGATCGATTCCCGCGAACCGCTCGTCCTGGGCCGCAACATCAGCGAACCGGAACACGATCCGTGCCGTCTCGTCCGGCTCGAGCCAGTCGCTGAGTAACTTGTCACGGTCGGCGTCGGCGATCCCGATCGCGTCGAGCAACCCGCGAGCCAGACGCATGAGCCCGGTCGTCGGGTCGCCCGGCTTGTACGGCTGCTCGAGCGAATCGAGGAGGTAACTGAGGATGTATCGCGAGTAGTTGTCGGATCGGCTGAGCATCTGTAGATAGCCGCAATACCCAGCACCGCTCTCGTGGGCCGCAGTGCGGAACGCGCGCATCAGATGCGTCTTGCCGCAGCCCGCTTCGCCGAGCAGGAGCAGGCTCTTCCCGTGCGGCGGTAGATCAGCGTCAGACGCGCGGGCCAGCAGTCGGTCGAAGGCCGCACGGGCCTCCGGGTGTACGGCACCCACGTCGAAGGGGTCCGTGGTCCAGAGCTGGCTGCCGAACACGACCCCACTAAACACCTCGGGGCCGTCGGGCGAGCAGTACGCCGCGACTCGCGGATCGGTCGCCGCCGGCACGGACGCGGGCAGAACAGAAGCGGTGGGCGACATGGCTTAGCTCCCCTCGATCAGGATGAAGTGAAAGGTGGCGGTCAGGTAGGTCGTCTCGGACGCCCGCACGTCGGCCGGGTCCATGAGTTGCACGAGGTCGGCACGGCTTAGCGTCAGCAGACGCTCGCGGTTCGCTTCGATCAATTTGGCTTTGAAGCCATCGAGGCCGAGTGCGTGGAACGGTCGGTCGTTGCGCAGTTGTTCCCAGACGTGGCTGATGAACACCTTGTACCCGCCGAACCGTCCAGTCGGGCACCGTCGTGCAGCGGCCTTCACCGTATTCGCGAACGCCTCCAGGTCGAACGGCTCCGGGTCCGCAGGCCGGCTCGAGGGCTCCGGGTGCGGGTCCGCAGCTTTCGGGCGCGGCTCGGTGTGCGATCCGTCGGCCCATCCACGCAACGCGACCGCGCGGAGGCCGTTCGTGCCGGTCCCGGGCGCGTCCAAAAGCACCCGCGGAACGGTGTTGGTCATGTCACGCTCGTCCGGAGGGACCTCGCGGCCCATCTTTCGCGCGAGAAGAAGCGGGACGAGTGTTTTAAGCTCCGTGTGGTCGGCGAACCCGAGCGCCTGACAGGCGATGGCCTCGAACACCTTTTTGAGGGTGTCGCCGGTCGCAACCGGAAGCCCGAGTTCCCGCTTCAGCAGTAGCGCGGCGAGTTTCTCGCCCTTCAACGCGTCTGGGGTTGTGCCCAGCGCCCGCGGCACGAGGAATTTCGCCTTTACGGTGCCCCAGTTCGCCCGGGGCGGCAACTGCTCCACGCCCAAGAACTGCAACGCGCGGACGCGGCCGGCGTCGGTGGCGCGCTGGCCCTTCGCGGTCACGTACCCCTCCGCCCGGAGTCCCGTCAGCGCTTGCGTCACGTCGTCGGCCGTGGGGGCGCTGCGGGAGAAGAAGACCGCCAGATCCTTCCGCAGATCACTTTCGCCGACGCTCTTCGACGCGGGTAGCAGTCGCAGCAAGATCAGGTCGGCGAGGCCCGGCGCCGCAGCCGCCGAGGGGTCGGTTGGGGATGGGGGCGGGGCCAGTTGGGCGGTCGCACTCATGCGGCACCTGTGGGTTGGGCGGGGCCGCGGCGCTCGGCCACGACCTCCAGAATCGTGTTCAGAATCCGTTCGAGGTCGGTCACCACGTCCTCCGCCAGGAACCGCAGCACACGGTACCCGTGCTTCTGGTACAGGTGGTCCTTGCGCCGGTCCCGGCGGTACTGCTCGGGGTTCAGGTGGTAGAACGCGCCGTCCACCTCCACCGCCAGCTTCAGGCCGGCGGTGGAGGTGGACGGCTTCGGCCGTCTGGTTCCCGTGCTGGAACGGGAGCGGTTGGTTCGGGCGGAACAGGCCGGCGGTCTCCGGCAGCGATTCCAACTGCCCGAACAGAAACTCCTCGTGGACGCTGCGGAAGTCGGACGCGAGGTCCGCCGGGGCGGGATTCCGGACGACCCGCGCCGCGCCCACGAACGCCGACGCCACGTCGTCCGCCACCCCGTCGTTCACGAGCCGGGCCACCGTCGCGACCGGCGGGTCGAGGCCGGCCGCGCGGAGCCGCGCTTCCAGATCGTTCCCGGCGACGCCGCGAACTTCGATGAACCCCTCGCTCGCCAGCGCGGCGGTCCGCGTCCCCTCGAATTGCGCCGCGAACTGGTCGTACTCGTCGCGGGTAACGGCCGCCCCGACCGGCACGCGCGGTTCGGTGACGGCGACGGCCTCAAGGAGCCGCAGTGCCGCCGGCAACGCGCCGGGGGCCGGGGTGAGGAGCAGCGCCGGCCACAGCTCCGGCGGGTACAGATCCGCGACCGCGCGCACCACCCGGCCGGGGTCGCCGGACGCACCCGCCACCTCGCGCACGAACCGCGGCGGATCGGTCGCAGCCCCTTGCGCCCGGTCGGACAGGAGGAGCCGCGCGGCGGTTGCAGCCGGCGCCCGCGGGTCGATCGGCAGGCCGCGCCACAGGACGTCCAGGTCGTAGAGAGTCGGGCGGGCCGGCAGGGTGACGGCGGCCGCCCCGGGGCCGGCCCAGCGCTCAACACACCGGACCGCGAGAGCAACGGCGTCCGTCGCGCCGAGTGCGACCGCGACCCACGCAGTCAGCACCTCGTCGGGTTCGGCCGTGGCCGCTACGGCATGTGGCCGCGGTAAGCTGGCAACCCAGAGGCTCCACGCGCGCCGGCCGAGCCCGACCGGGCCGACCAGAACCGCGATTGTGGGAACGCCCTGCGCGACGCGGGCGTGGTGCCGCAGGAACAATTCGGCGGTCGGTACGGTACTCATGGGCGAGAAGACGTTTGTGTTGAAGAAACGTCAGTCTGCCACAGCGCCGATCGGAACACGAGCGAAATTTTGAAACGAACGGCTATTTGTTCGCCTTCG belongs to Gemmata obscuriglobus and includes:
- a CDS encoding ATP-binding protein; its protein translation is MSPTASVLPASVPAATDPRVAAYCSPDGPEVFSGVVFGSQLWTTDPFDVGAVHPEARAAFDRLLARASDADLPPHGKSLLLLGEAGCGKTHLMRAFRTAAHESGAGYCGYLQMLSRSDNYSRYILSYLLDSLEQPYKPGDPTTGLMRLARGLLDAIGIADADRDKLLSDWLEPDETARIVFRFADVAAQDERFAGIDLNLLRAVLFLLPNDGRIRPRALSWLRCEDLAKYDREMLGDLVPRPGPEMPLKTIVGLGRLMRAVHSAAFVLLVDQLDEMIELAKGDSEPGELFRCAINTLIDVADALPNAVVVIGCLRELFDSSREKGYLPRPKLDRLEHDPEPIRLTEVRTGDEVRAMLARRLEVFFNAVGVEQDPTNPLAPYTTADVARLAGIVDPENWTAG
- a CDS encoding DUF559 domain-containing protein; translation: MEVDGAFYHLNPEQYRRDRRKDHLYQKHGYRVLRFLAEDVVTDLERILNTILEVVAERRGPAQPTGAA